Proteins encoded together in one Temnothorax longispinosus isolate EJ_2023e chromosome 5, Tlon_JGU_v1, whole genome shotgun sequence window:
- the LOC139812851 gene encoding F-box/WD repeat-containing protein 9-like, translating to MNNENARCAYDGEENAQLSPLQRLPVEIFLHICSFLDGSTLHGLSLVCTRFYLILKDANSLWKAQINHIWPYASWLLCPARPDKLSWMSSYVAIKQETALWKQQESRKKRLFIKKMPADEIDAVLLMHVNGISHLVYAFGQDLRYTQLPSREKLSHEIENSGDIAKPHQWSRIMGLTAINNTIYSCGADNTVRSWVLTNTGLIHQRIYDLRRSDNFHSFLWRISSCPEDNLFATGSSCGTIYVFDSRSRNNPIRHYRPHTKPVNSLAMNTEYILSATANDYTMSIWDQRAGRTMKSITFPGVTYPTVPTCINMQRDLVFVGTMSRDTWFSFDPLKLHVLNPKDDFKIVKSYSTKHTGNITGVHLTHGCLITSSRDGTVKISSLTDPSKPIATLRSEMRHISDVVENRRSRERETEFKLSMTSRDALRHVT from the exons ATGAATAACGAGAATGCAAGATGTGCCTACGACGGCGAGGAAAATGCACAATTGTCACCACTACAGCGTCTCCCGGTGGAG ATATTCCTGCATATTTGTTCCTTTCTAGATGGGTCGACGCTACACGGTTTGAGCTTAGTGTGCACACGGTTCTACCTGATTTTAAAAGATGCAAACTCACTGTGGAAAGCGCAAATTAACCACATATGGCCATATGCTAGCTGGCTCTTATGTCCCG CGAGACCCGACAAACTGAGTTGGATGTCGTCATACGTTGCAATCAAACAAGAAACAGCACTATGGAAACAGCAAGAGTCTAGAAAGAAGAGATTGTTCATCAAGAAAATGCCTGCGGATGAGATTGACGCTGTGTTACTGATGCACGTA AATGGAATCTCTCATTTAGTTTATGCATTTGGACAAGACTTACGTTACACGCAACTTCCCTCacgcgaaaaattatctcacgaAATCGAGAATTCCGGCGACATCGCTAAACCACATCAATGGTCACGTATCATGGGTCTGACGGCAATAAACAACACGATCTACAGTTGCGGTGCCGATAATACGGTCAGGTCGTGGGTGCTCACTAACACCGGTCTTATCCATCAGAGAATTTACGATTT ACGGAGGAGCGACAATTTCCATTCGTTTTTATGGCGTATATCATCGTGTCCGGAGGATAATCTCTTTGCGACCGGCTCATCCTGCGGGACTATATACGTGTTCGACTCAAGATCGAGAAATAACCCGATCAGACATTATCGACCTCACACTAAGCCCGTGAATAGCCTGGCCATGAATACGGAATACATTCTGTCCGCCACCGCTAACGACTACACGATGTCCATTTGGGATCAGAGAGCCGGACGGACCATGAAGTCTATCACA TTTCCAGGTGTAACGTACCCCACGGTCCCCACGTGTATAAATATGCAACGGGATTTGGTTTTCGTTGGAACCATGTCAAGGGACACATGGTTCAGCTTTGACCCCTTGAAGTTGCACGTGCTAAATCCAAAGGACGATTTCAAGATAGTGAAATCTTATTCCACCAAGCATACCGGAAATATAACGGGAGTGCATCTGACGCACGGATGCCTGATAACAAGTTCTAGGGACGGCACTGTCAAAATTTCGAGCCTTACGGATCCGTCAAAGCCCATCGCTACTTTACGTTCAGAGATGAGACATATCTCAGAC GTTGTCGAGAATCGTAGATCCCGTGAACGCGAGACGGAGTTTAAACTCTCCATGACGTCACGTGACGCATTACGTCACGTGACGTAA